GAATCTTGCCCATCCAAGACGTGTTGCTAATGGAGTAATCCATCACTTTGAAAAGAGCACAAAGTGATGTAAAGCTCCCTAAAGTTCTCCACATTGGCATCCTAGAATAGAGTTACAGGGATACAGGTTTACATTATTAATCATGATATATCTGATGGAATGCATCCCAAAATCCTCACGGGACAACAACCTGCTCACCTACGTACCTCAGAAAACCATGGTCATTTCTAACCCAATCTGATGAGACTCCACAGTCTTTCCCATGATGTTTTAAAGAGTACTAGTGCGTCGTTGTAAATGACTGCTGAAGCATGCTCTTGCTGAAACACTATTGAATCAATATATTTTTCTGTAGCTTTTGAAGACCCTGAGCCAGAAGACCGGTACCATGGGATCTACTTTGCAATGCTTCTCGCCGGAGTGGGGTTCCTGCTGCCATATAATAGCTTTATCACTGACGTAGACTACTTGCATCATAAATTCCAAGGTACCCCACAGAGTAATGTTTCCTCCTGTCCTGTTTTGATCGTAAACAGCCCCAGAGTTTAGAATAAAAGGCAGCTTTGTCTCATTCTCTTTGGTTGAAATTCTCTTGCATGCTAGTTCATTATTTATACATGCATTGTACACCTGTTTCACAATTTCTCTTGCTCTTATTCATTTATTAgagtatatatatagagagagagagactgcacgCTAGTTTGTATGGCTAGTGTTACTGCTTGTTCATTTCTCCCCCCTGTTTTGCAGGAACTTCTATCGTATTTGATATGAGTCTCACTTATATCCTGGTGGCCCTGGTGGCTGTGATACTGAACAATGCCTTGGTGGAGATGCTAAGCCTGCACACCAGAATAACTGTAGGTAAGTAATCAGTGTAACATGGGACAGGTACAGGACAGAAGCATTCACGTTTTCATGTACAATTGAAACAAAAAGATTGTCAAAGACGTATTGAAAGGTGGCAACACATCTGTAAAATTGGTAACAAATTGCCTAACTGTACGAACCACGTCCCAACCTTTTCCATGGAGCAGAAGACGTTTGGCAAAAGAAAGGCTCTCTGACGGGGTCAACGTAATTAAGAATGAAAGCTTAATAAGATTGCAAGTACCTTCTAGTGACACTGATGAGTGTCTTTCATCAAGAGAATATTTATTAGTCTCCTACTTTGTCTGCTTCATGAGATCTTTTTCATCCTTGGCGCAGTAGTTTATCAAACATGCCTTTTTGTACAGCAGCAATGCTAAAGCTGCTTATATCCCCGAAGCTAGTTCACGAAAGCTGTTCAATTTGAAATGTGTGCTTAGTGTAATTAAGCTTCGTATGGCAGAACATCACTGACAGCTGTAAAGCAGCCTACACTGTCTGGGTAAAAGCTGCAGTCACAGCAGCATTCAGTGACTGTGAAGGAGCTCTGCATTAAATCAAAAGTATGTGCcagaaaaaaggaagaaaaggtAGCTAACAAAATATAACAACCGCCTTGCTTTACGGCGCTATTTCTTGTTCTTTCTGTTCTCTCTCCTTCTTTCAGGTTATCTCTTTGCCCTCGGACCCCTCCTGTTCGTGAGTTACTTTGACGTTTGGTTGGAGAAGTTCACGGTGAAGCAGGCCTACGCAGTTAACCTGCTGGCGGTGGGGGTGGTAGCTTTTGGGTGCACAGGTACAACTTGACTTTAGAAATATCCGTAAGCAAGAGACCTGAAGACAGCAGCCTTCTATCTGTTCATCCGTACCCAGCACTGAAAGAGAAACCAATACCGTGCAGCTCTTACTGGGAATGGATGTATAGGCTAGTACCAATTTCAGTGGTTCCTGGGGTAACGTGGGGTCCGCTGAGGTTACCCAGGGGGTTCCCCGAAAACTTCTGGtaacttttctgtatcttttttcAATTTTCAGTTTGGAAGTCcattttccaaaatgtttttataaaaaggTCCAACCAATAAAAATGTTTGAGAACCTCTGACCAATTTTAAGGTGCTTAGCCTCTGGCAGACAGAATTTAGACAACCCAGGAGACACGCTGTAGCCCCAGGTGTGGACACAAGACATTGCATAGAAGCTATATCTAAGCACGGTTGGATTGGAAGCCTCAGTTGAGTGTCCCCTCCTTTGTCTTGGTCTGAGCTAAACCAAAGTTGAAAATCTCCACCTCTCCATTCCCAGTATATGTGGAGAGGGCATTCCTGAACGAAACAAGACGTTAGATctcagtgtgtctgccctgtATAGATATATCTTAATGAAAAGATCCAGGTTTCAGATATCATTTACTTTTTAATTGAACAGGGCAGGCATTTCTGTGCCTTCAAAAGGTTGACATGCTGTCTTCTCTGAATTCCACCCTTGCAGTTCAGCAGTCCAGTTTCTATGGCTACACAGGGATGCTGCCCAAGCGCTACACTCAAGGGGTGATGACTGGTGAGAGTGAGtacaatacttgttttataaacatGAGAGAGTTAGTGAGATGTGCATGTTCAAGAAAACTGTGGAAAGCATGAATATCAGGAATGGGGCATCCTTGGAATAGGAGGTTTGGTGAAGCAGATGTAAAGAGTGGAGTCGATGTAGACAGAATGAAAAAATGCATGTTAATATAACTTGAAAGAGTCTGGAACCTCTTGTCTCAATGCAAGAGCTTTTTGGAAACCCAGGTAAAAACGTGTTTGAAGTTTCCGTCAGGCTGTGATAGTAACAGGAGAGAACGGGCGCTCACACTCAAGAGGTGTTATATAAACTGCTAATGGAGCTTCATGACTTGACGCATGGAATTTCAGCTCCATGCTTACTGTTCAAGACACATGCTTGCAAGGTTTGATATCTTGTGACGACATGTACTTGCACTGATGCCTTCCTGCAGATGTGTACAGAATCATATTCAGCATGATAGAATATTTGAATTTCTATATCTGACATTGGACCACCCTTTAAAATAATGAGCAAATCGTCAGTATTTAAATGTATACCACGAATATAGAAGGAAGAGATTTGAAGAAAATGATGGCCTAGTAAAAGTTAATCATCTTACTCTactatttctttatatttatatCCATTTTTATGTCAGTCCTATTCAAACTGTTTGATTTATTCATCAATGAAACCGttttttataataatgtaatgttTTCAACCAATAATTATCAAGCAAGGATCAGATGATCATGcgtgtatgttgtttttttgagaTCTGAGGTGTGTTGTTTGGTTGCATGTTTCTGCCACAGTCTGTAGTACCCAATACATTGATCTCCGATCTGattttgacttcactgttggACTCAGGCACTGCTGGGGTGATTATATCTCTGAGCCGCATCTTCACAAAGTTGCTGATCTCCGACGAGAAGATAAACACCATGACCTTCTTCTGCATTTCAATCGCTATGGAGCTCTTGTGCTTCATACTCCACCTGCTCGTGAGGAGGACCCATTTCGTGGACTACTACACCAGTCGCTCAAAACAAGGGATCGCAGATGTCAGGGGTCACACAGACCCAGGGACAGGCTACCTAGTCCACCATGACGTCATTACAGAGGAAGTAAGATTTGTAAGTTTTTTCTTTCTATAGTGTATAAAACTTTTGTAGGCTGACTATGAAATATGAAAAGGCATGGAGCTTCTGAGATTTGAGATGCTTTGTGCCCCTGCCCTGTCATATTTACTCTGTTCTCTTCTTTAACTGAATGTATAGCTTGTGCCACAGTACCATTGTGATTTCAAAACGTCAAgtgaaagtgatttattttttagggggatattctgtattttaacagtattataaCCTCAACGTGTATATTTATGTTGGAAATCTTTACTTTGACTGGctagtatttaaatgtatttgacgTGCCTTGTGCTTTACAAGGGCACATTGGAAATGTGAGCCATCCAGTAACattggaaaaaactaaataaaaacccACAGAGGTAACCGTTTATCACTCGGGAAGGTATCCCTGCCGGGAGGCATGTTAGATGTTGGCTTCTGGTGCCCCTAAAATGATTTCTTAATGGACCAGGAGTTCTGGAGTTCCGATAGTGTCTTTGACTCTGAGGTTATCTGCAGGCTTTCCTCGCCTCACTCCCTTATCTTCCATTACTCGTGCAGCGCGCATCTATTCTCTTCTATCCTGCATCCCCAATCGCAGTAGTGCACTTAACTGGCTGTGCAGATGTCCTTCTCAATTTTTTTGAGTGGAAAAGCCTGCAACTTTCATGAAATGAGGTCCAGCCAAAAGAGATATTAAATGCACAATCCAGCAGCTGCAGTGGAGAGATTCAGGTCAGATTGCTCCCTGATGACCACTACAGGTGCCATCTGTACTTGCAAACACAATTATTCCGTTTTAAACATGTCATTTTCCCAAGAACGGTCCGGTGGGAATCTCACCCACCGAAGTTGGAACGGAGGTGGATCTGGCCGGCGGTGGTTCGTACGTGAGATTCGATGTTCCCAAGCCGAAAATAAAGAGGAGTTGGCCTAGTTTCAGGGGTGAGCGAAActacaatcaattattttttagtgCAGGCAACCTTAGTGTCAACCCAAGTGTTCTGTTAGCAGACAGTTTCGGAGATAATGTTAGCGATATATAGAAACATTAGCAATGCCTAAGGGGAAATACAAGGTTATTGCTTTATAGACATGTGTTATGTATAAGTTAGATGATTCCAGGCTATTATGTACAATTTTTGTCTGACGTCAGCACTTCTGTTGCATATTGTGTGTACACTAGCTACTAactgtaaattaaaatgcattgtttatTAGTAGTAAACAAAACTGAAGCTTGTCCTCCTTTAAACTTGACGTTGATGCTTACCATTAACTTGGACCTCTTTCTTTCAGACATGGTCCTGCACCGATACATTGTGGCCCGCGTTATTTGGGCCTACATGCTCTCCATAGGTATGACTTACTTCATCACACTCTGCCTGTTTCCTGGCCTTGAATCAGAGATCCGGAACTACACTCTGGGGGAGTGGCTGCCCATCCTGATCATGGCTATTTTCAACATGTCGGACTTCGTCGGCAAGGTCAGCTCTGTTTGGGAGTCAATGCAGTCCCAACAATGGGGCGCAAAACCCCATTTCCATCATCaacaacacaaacacattcattcgTCCAGACACACTTCTCAGACGGAAGGGTAGGGAGGTGTATCACAAAAAGGGCACAgtttttaattatctaaataatTGTGAAACCAATATCTCTAACCAGGCACGTGAACGCTGTCAGGGTTTGGTTCCTTCACTATTAATTCACCCCTAATCTTCTTGCTGTTGTGAACCTATTCTTGTTCCGGCTCTCCTCGTTGACCTCCCCTTTTCTCTGGTTGCAGATCCTGGCAGCTTTGCCCTATGACTGGAACGGGACCCGCctgctcctgtgctcctgtgtGCGAGTGGTCTTCATCCCCCTCTTCATCATGTGTGTGTACCCCAACGGGAAGCCAGCCCTTAGCCACCCGGCCTGGCCCTGCATCTTCTCCCTCCTCATGGGCATCAGCAACGGATACTTTGGGAGCGTGCCTATGATACTGGCGGCTGGGAAGGTCAGCCCAGAGCAGCGAGAGCTGGCAGGTAGGTCTTAAAGAACCTTGGTCAGGGAATTCCGATTTactgaatttcattttttaaatgttctgttatAAGTGATTTAATGTAGTGTCACTTAACACTACTTGTATATAATTCATTATCCATCGCTGGGGAAGCAGTTGACTAGTTCTGGAGTTCAGAGTTCAGGGTTCCTTGAGCTGAGGCTGTTGCTGTATGTACGCAACCTGGCATGCAGAATAAAGTTAATTGGTTATTTAATCAAAGgtaaagataaaatacaatgtaatTAAGCTATAGAGAAAAGGTAAAATGAGTTATAAAATCGGTGAAGTCTTTGTCAATATTTTTTATCATAACAggaactattactattattaattaaCTTAACCTACTGAAAATGAGTCAAGGAAAAACAAATATCAATACACAGAGGGTCTATTTTAAGAATCTAAACAGAGGCGGgtctaaatactgccacctttTACTCATGTTGGTGCTTACCACCAAGGGGAATTTATTGACACGCTTTTTAATATTACCACATACGAGTAATATTCAGTCCTCAGAAAATCAGGTTTATTAATTTCAAGTTTTCAAAATAGAGCCCGCTGTGTCATGTTATTAATACAGTTTGTACGACTACCTTTTAACTGggggtaattattattttttattttttaaataaagccaaTGGAGATATCATCAAGGTCTTGACTGAGTGCACCCAGGGCCCAATTAAATTGATttcttagtttaaaaaatatgaattgatTCAATAAACAGAGCCCACATGAAGCAGGGCTGTTTTTTTTACTGACTTGCCTCCTCACAGATGGGGTCTTTGTTCCCATGAAACACTGCACCGTGCTTTCTCAGCTTATTGAAtgcaaaacacaattaaattgGCTGCTGTTTTTTCATAATGGAGCTGCAGCTGTCCGCTTGCCTTCGTCTCTGTGTTATTATCGCCTTTTATCTCTTTCACTCTGCAGGCAACACCATGACAGTTTCCTACATGACTGGCCTGATGCTGGGATCTGCCGTTGCCTATGTTGCCTACAGCCTCACCAGCACCGCGAATGGCAGCTGCTTCCACACTGAAACCATCAATGGCTCTTTCACCTCAGGATACTGAGCGTGCAGAACATCCCTCCCCTGATAACATCAGCCATTAACATTGACCGCAGTGTATTACTAGGACTGAGAAGTACAAAGGCTAGTGTagataataataaacacagaaggTTGGTTCAGAAGCTGGCGTTTGGTTGGATTAAAACCAACGTgaacctttaaaaaaagaaaaaattgagTTTTGAGTCCTGCTTGTGCTTTGTTGTGCTGCCATTGCCTGGCCTTGTTGTTATGCGCTGTGGTACGTGGTGATGTCATTCTCCATTTCATGTTGCCTGGAAACCAGGAAGTCACTCTTTGTGTAGTGTGTGCGCAGTGACATTACCACTTATAATGTGGCATCATGCTGCCTTGATATTTTGATTTCAAGTTTTGGATACTAGTCAGAGTTTTGCTGATAATTCAGCAACACGAAAGCTAGCTGTGTACTCAGCAGAAGTTGAGATTGAATGTTTAACAGCTGCCTCAGAGATACAAATGgaaaattaattgtttttacCACCTGCAACCATTTTGCTTCTGGAGACTCCAAATCTGCAGCAAACCTCCTGAATTAAAACAAATGGGCAAAAATAAATCCTCAAAAATCCCTACGCCAATGTGAAATTGAATATTGTGGTTTTCCTAGTTTGAGACATAATGAAAATGATTACACCCTTTTTTGCATGCAATTTACAAGGGGAAGGTACAGATAAAAAAACCGGTATGGAACAGGGCACATGTTCTGAAACACAGAGCATATATTTGTTATACATTTCCCTGCTTCCTTTAGCGTCAGAAACTATTGAaactaacacattttaaactgtgttgcagcagaaatacagaagaaaaaagaTGATAAAAATGCATGACCAGGTCAGGTTCAGGAACTTACAATAGACCAGTTCCCATGTTTTCTGGTTCCCCAGTCTGCCTctacactttacattgtgtgaATCATCGTTAAGCCAGTCAGAAAGAAATGAAGGACAGCCTGGGGTCTGTGGCTTCAGGAAGGCTGATATacagcaggctgtgtggtccagtggttaatgaaaagggcttgtaaccaggcggtccccggttcaaatcccaactcactcTGCAACCCTGAgcgtcacttaacctccttgtgctccgtcttttgagtgagacgttgttgtaagtgattctgcagctgatgcatagttcacacaaactagtctctgcaagtcaccttggataaaggcgtctgctaaataaactaataataataatatagaccaGGCTTTAAAAAAGGGAGAGGGTAAAGGTTGAACAGAATAAGACTGGTGCATTAGCCAGGTGAGCAGTACGGTAGCTTTTCAGATTGGATGCTGTGCAGCATACCTTTCAAGGCTGGCCGGCAGTGGATGAGAAATATTGAAACCAGCAGCAATTCAACGTCCCTGGAAAGTAAAGATCTGGTGGTACCACATCAGGAGACATCAGCTCCAGAGTTAGAAACTGAGCCGTCATTCTTGTTTGTAATATGTTATTCCCCTTTCAAATGCGCTAGCACATTGCTTCCAGTCTCCATGCCTCTCGTAAACTTTCCGTTTAGCTGTgatgtttttataatatccggGTTGTGCGGGCTGAAAAGACCGTGTCCACGGTTCTTTGTAAAATGTGGAATTAAATCACGCTTCATGGAAGTAAGAAGTAATGATGCTGCCAGTCTTTTTAATACCTCTCAAGGACAGCTGCTTTGAATACTCTCCAAACCTTAATAACATCAGTACTAGGTTAAACAGATTCATTCTGCAAGGTTCATTACAGTAAATTGAAGTGTGACGGAGTGGGCTCAccaatttatataaaatgttgcGTTCTAAAAGAATTAGTGTAATTACATTGAGTTCAGCCGGGACTTGCCTTGAGTTAAATAGGGTGTTGCTCTCATCAGAGCTCTTTCCAGAGAGATTGGACTGAGATTTATAAATCTGTGCATGACAAAGGCATTCCTGTAACTGTAAATTACACTAATCAAAGAGCTGGATTCATTCAGGGTCCCCCAAGCTGGAATTTAGCATGCCCTGAAGATGATTCATGCCCTCCTCTCTGCTTGCACCCCAATACAGTCTAACATGGTAGATTtgcactttaccatgcttgcatCCTATGCTTATACTGTGCATTAAACTctgttttattgtgtgttgtaaCAATGCTCACTACCTCACTGTGATTCCACATGCTTTTGCTATGCTTTGTAATTCTTATGCTACAGTACACTTTTATCAGTTAAAATAGGTAAAAACACATTAATTCTTGTCATGGCCACTACTGATGGAATGGCATATGTAACCCATAAGCCTATAGATAGGTGAAGCTCTACAGTAAAATAGTTACAGTTAAGCTgggaactgttttatttttaatttattaattacagtaatataATCCACATGTCTTATTTTAGGGGgggcagttttttctttttgtcctgTGGCTTGCTCATGACAGATGAActgtaaatgtaaatacaaaCCCAAATATTTTTCCTTCTGCCAAACTATACTTTTCAAGTACCAATCTGTATCAtggaaaaaacacacattgtAACTTCCTGAGGTGAGTCTTGCTGACTGGCAAATGAGTGATGGGCGGTCGATAGGTTAGCACTGGCTTTGAGCTCCTGGGCAAACACAGACGTCAGTGTTTGTGAAATACCTTCCTGTAGTTTAAATAAGCACATTTACTTTAGAATGTATTCCTGGTTAAAAAATGAAGCCTGGTCATTTTGATTTGTGTTCACAGGTCAGTTCCCAGCGGACAGCAGCTTGCCCTGtatgtgttgtcttgttttgtcagctttattttgccatgtttatttatttattttattttatattgctaaATGAAATTAAATGGTTTTGTATTGCTCGTACAGGTACATCTGTAAAGGCGTCTTGTGTCTTGGGAGTGTTTTTAGATCTCTTTTTGTTACTTAagagcaatacacacacacatgcactgacacacacacacgcactgacacacacacacagctgtattATGTTGAAGAACGCGCAATATTGATATGCTGTACATACCTGCTGTACAACTCTTTAAAACTCAAGCCTTAAGGTTTCATTTAACTCCAATATTACCATATGAGGAGAAACCCTGCAACCCTAGCTGTATTTCTGAATGCAGTCATTGTATTATTGGTTTCAGTTAGTtagtaattttatttaattttgtgtaCAGTAGACCACACAACATTGTCCTGTAGTTTTGAGAAAATAATACAGTATGTCAACAATAATACCCATttcaataagaagaagaagaaataacaTATAAAACTATAAGAAAGCTGACTGCcattactttgttttttaaaaagaaatatcaaTTGCAAAAAGGCACAAGGCAACACTTTCATTTACAAGgtgctgttgtttgtttattaactgttaatgaCAAGCTTGCTGTGGTATTAACAAGTGTCCATGCATGAGAGCCTCTTTAGGAAATGTCTGTctgtaaataatgtaaaacagTACGATACAAAATAATACTCTCATAACGAAATAATGTGCTCCAGTCACAACAATTAAGTTATTCAAAGACCGTTTTTAAAAGTCAGTTTTCATTAATTACACGCTGTAGATTCTGATATTCTGAAAGATTTTTGAACTTTACATTGTAtgatttaagaaaacaaataaaacaaatgaaattgaGAGACAGAATGTTAAGCTTCTAGTATTGTTTTAGCACACTTTTTGCTGATGTTGTTGAAGCCCAGAGGAATttggttaaaaatattttaacagcagTCCAGAGAAGTCTCATTGATaccaaaatatatttcattgaCCAGAGCAGACTTTGCATACATGACAGGTTACAGTTTTGTCACTAGGGCCTGCCTGCCCTAAACACTTTGCATGCTACTAATCTGCTGTTTGAAGAGCAGGGTGCCGATGGCCTGACGACAGGACTGGATTATCGAAGGAATGCTCATCACCACAGAGGCCAAGAGTACCACACGCACCCCCTCCATCGTGGCACTGGAGGGCAGGTTAGAGAGAATGTTACCTTTCACAGCATCCATAAAGCACACGTAGCCACATGATCCAACCTGCGCAAATAACAACACACACTTTAATACACAGTAATGCACAACGATGAAAAGTGAAAAACGTTTTATAGGGGGGTGCTGAGACTCGTACTCGTAATTGCCTtaaagaagtatttatcggcaggtattaaataaatccattcatgaatttgttgatttcaaaacaagaaaagctgtccttccctcacctttacaaccaatcaatggcaattaacttcggCATTGTTTTAAAGCTGGCTGGAAGCTAATTTTCCACTTGCCCGGGGAcattttttactgctgtactgccgTATCGAGGCCGATATTTTAAcatgacagatttattttttgctgaaGACTTACCAATGTGTAAAACACTAAGGTTGCAGCAAATGCATGCTTAATGGCTTGCGTTGTTTGCTGCTCTGAAACGTCAAGGCCTTTCACACAAA
The window above is part of the Acipenser ruthenus chromosome 22, fAciRut3.2 maternal haplotype, whole genome shotgun sequence genome. Proteins encoded here:
- the slc29a4b gene encoding equilibrative nucleoside transporter 4 isoform X2 — translated: MGSVGAERRKGGTPAMTPDENVVMSFSFESYQLEEEDSLAKDIPDKGILTFTEPAFEDPEPEDRYHGIYFAMLLAGVGFLLPYNSFITDVDYLHHKFQGTSIVFDMSLTYILVALVAVILNNALVEMLSLHTRITVGYLFALGPLLFVSYFDVWLEKFTVKQAYAVNLLAVGVVAFGCTVQQSSFYGYTGMLPKRYTQGVMTGESTAGVIISLSRIFTKLLISDEKINTMTFFCISIAMELLCFILHLLVRRTHFVDYYTSRSKQGIADVRGHTDPGTGYLVHHDVITEENGPVGISPTEVGTEVDLAGGGSYVRFDVPKPKIKRSWPSFRDMVLHRYIVARVIWAYMLSIGMTYFITLCLFPGLESEIRNYTLGEWLPILIMAIFNMSDFVGKILAALPYDWNGTRLLLCSCVRVVFIPLFIMCVYPNGKPALSHPAWPCIFSLLMGISNGYFGSVPMILAAGKVSPEQRELAGNTMTVSYMTGLMLGSAVAYVAYSLTSTANGSCFHTETINGSFTSGY
- the slc29a4b gene encoding equilibrative nucleoside transporter 4 isoform X1; this translates as MGSVGAERRKGGTPAMTPDENVVMSFSFESYQLEEEDSLAKDIPDKGILTFTEPAFEDPEPEDRYHGIYFAMLLAGVGFLLPYNSFITDVDYLHHKFQGTSIVFDMSLTYILVALVAVILNNALVEMLSLHTRITVGYLFALGPLLFVSYFDVWLEKFTVKQAYAVNLLAVGVVAFGCTVQQSSFYGYTGMLPKRYTQGVMTGESTAGVIISLSRIFTKLLISDEKINTMTFFCISIAMELLCFILHLLVRRTHFVDYYTSRSKQGIADVRGHTDPGTGYLVHHDVITEEVRFNGPVGISPTEVGTEVDLAGGGSYVRFDVPKPKIKRSWPSFRDMVLHRYIVARVIWAYMLSIGMTYFITLCLFPGLESEIRNYTLGEWLPILIMAIFNMSDFVGKILAALPYDWNGTRLLLCSCVRVVFIPLFIMCVYPNGKPALSHPAWPCIFSLLMGISNGYFGSVPMILAAGKVSPEQRELAGNTMTVSYMTGLMLGSAVAYVAYSLTSTANGSCFHTETINGSFTSGY